CATCCCTGCTTGACCGATTGTTCGAACCTTTCGTCAGCGGGCGCGACGGCGCCCTGGGCCTGGGCCTGGCCCAGGCCCGGGACATCGCCCGGCTGCACGAGGGGGAGATCCGGCTCGTCCAGCCTGGCCGGCTGGGGGGCGCGGAGTTCATCACCACTCTGCACGGGAGGAGCCATGGCCAGGATCCTGATCGCGGATGACGACGAATCGCTGAGACTGCTCTATCAGGAAGAGTTCTCCGCCGAAGGCCACGAGCTGCATTTCGCCGCCACCGGGCGCGAGGCCGTCGAACTGGCCCGCCAGGTGCGACCGGACCTCATCGTGATGGACATCCGCATGCCGGAGATGGACGGCCTGGAGGCGATGGGGCGCATCGTGGCCGAGGACAACGAGGTCCCCGTCATCATCTACAGCGCCTTTCCGCACCACAAGGAGGATTTCTCCAGCTGGCTGGCGGACGCCTACCTGGTCAAGTCCATGGACCTGGGCGAGTTGAAGCGGACCATTGAGAGAACCTTGAGCGAGCGTGGCCGGCGCTGATCGCCCGCCGCCCCGACAAGCAGCCAGACCCTACCAGAAAGGCATGTCATGACCACCATCTGCCGGCTTTGGCTGGCGGCCCTCCTCGTGCTGGCCGGCCCGGCCGCCTGCGTCAAGGCCCATCCGGCCGCGCAGGGCGGCGATTACGACGCCTTCTTCACCGTCAGCATCCCGGGTGGCGGGGCGCCGGAGAAGGGAAAGAAGGGGAAGGACGAGAAGCCCCCCTTCGCCGAAGTGGTGGAGGGGGCGGACACCCTTTCCGGCCTCTTCACGCTATACCACAAGCCCAAGACCGACCAGTGCTGGCTGGAAGTGCTGCCCACTCAGCTGGACCGGGACTACCTGCTCTCCTTCACCCAGGAGACGGGCGCGGGCGGCCGCGGCCTGGTCGCTGGCATGCCGGCCGGCCACATGGTCGTCCGCTTCGAGATGACCGGCCAGCGCCTGCGGCTCGTCCGCCGCAACCTGATGTTCCGTGCCACGGAGGACGGAGCGGCCGGGCGCATGGTGGAGCGCTCGGTGAGCGACCATCCGCTCACCGCCTTCAAGCTGGTCTCCCAGCCTGAACCGAAGCGGGGCTCCTGCCTGGTCCTCCTGGATGATTGGTTCTTCGACGATCCCCTGGGCACGGCCCAGCGCCTCAAGCGGATCTTGGGCGCCGACTACGCCCCGGCCGACGGCATGGCGCGCTGGACCCGGCTGCAGGCCTATCCCGCCAACCTGGAACTGGGCACGATCACGGGCTTCCGCACCAAGAAAGCGGAGAGCGGCTGGAACCTGATGGAGGATCCCCGCTTCCTGGAGGTGGAGCTGCGGGCCAGCCTGTCGGAACTTCCGGCCAGCAGCTATCAGCCGCGCCTGGCCGATGCGCGGGTGGGCTACTTCGAGACGGGTTGGCGCCTGTGGGGCGACGACGGGCTGGAGGATCCCATGATCCGCGTGGCCAACCGCTGGCACCTGGAGAAGCAGGACCCCGCCACCGCCTTGTCGGAACCGGTCAAGCCCATCGTCTATTGGCTGGAGAACACCATACCGCCCGCCTACCGGGACGCCGTGCGCCGCGGGGCCGAGCTGTGGAACCTGGCCTTCGAGCGGGCCGGCTTCCGGAACGCCTTTGTCGTGAAGCAGATGCCCGACGACGCCGAGTGGGACCCGGCGGACATCCGCTACAACGTCATCCGCTGGATCTCCTCGGCCGAGCCCTCTTTCGGGGCGATGGGCCCCAGCCAGGTCAACCCCTGGACGGGGGAGATCCTCAACGCCGACATCCTGATCGAGGCGGACATGGTGCGGCGGGTGGGCATCGCGCCGCTGGGGCACCGCGCCGATGGGCAGCCGCGGCTGGAGGAGGCGGAGCATCCCGCCGCCGGCGAGGGGCTGCTGGCCGCCCTGCAAGCCGAGGGCGAGGCCCTGGCCGCCGCCTGGCGCGACCCCGAGCTGCGGCAGGGCTGCCAAGCGGCCCGCTTCCTGACCGAGAGCGCCGCCCTGGCGGGGGCGCAACTGGCCGC
Above is a genomic segment from bacterium containing:
- a CDS encoding response regulator; this translates as MARILIADDDESLRLLYQEEFSAEGHELHFAATGREAVELARQVRPDLIVMDIRMPEMDGLEAMGRIVAEDNEVPVIIYSAFPHHKEDFSSWLADAYLVKSMDLGELKRTIERTLSERGRR
- a CDS encoding zinc-dependent metalloprotease, whose amino-acid sequence is MTTICRLWLAALLVLAGPAACVKAHPAAQGGDYDAFFTVSIPGGGAPEKGKKGKDEKPPFAEVVEGADTLSGLFTLYHKPKTDQCWLEVLPTQLDRDYLLSFTQETGAGGRGLVAGMPAGHMVVRFEMTGQRLRLVRRNLMFRATEDGAAGRMVERSVSDHPLTAFKLVSQPEPKRGSCLVLLDDWFFDDPLGTAQRLKRILGADYAPADGMARWTRLQAYPANLELGTITGFRTKKAESGWNLMEDPRFLEVELRASLSELPASSYQPRLADARVGYFETGWRLWGDDGLEDPMIRVANRWHLEKQDPATALSEPVKPIVYWLENTIPPAYRDAVRRGAELWNLAFERAGFRNAFVVKQMPDDAEWDPADIRYNVIRWISSAEPSFGAMGPSQVNPWTGEILNADILIEADMVRRVGIAPLGHRADGQPRLEEAEHPAAGEGLLAALQAEGEALAAAWRDPELRQGCQAARFLTESAALAGAQLAAQGRLKAGDPLPWPIVEQYLVSLVAHEVGHTLGLRHNFAASALHGFEQLWDSSLTARMGLVSSVMEYDPACVAVEPERQGDYHTRTLGPYDLYAIEWGYTPTGAADPAADALALRPLLERSASDPALRYGTDEDAYDVRGWGSALDPTIRVFDLSSDEEAWTRHQLRLARAQMAVAPDLVLKTGDDHLLYRRAWERAFSTWWGSLQPLARYLGAMRLNRQPWGAGGVPLSPWPAAEQHAMLELLLENALDAAPWAEADERLSQAGPGFGWSFDASRSTPRQDMPLRAMLARERELLLGELFCPARLARAAELNARRPGAGIALPEVFTGVRDRIWTGPATRLEERDLQRIHVGLLTELLLDKRLTQLPADARLLARSDLERIREQLAGWQRGVADPLLAQHQKDLGERISLALAREREKL